The genome window AAACAGATCTTACCTGTCTGCCAGTATAAGAACACAAACACCCTGACTACATCAGGAGAGAAGGATCACAGCGTGACAGGCACAAGGTCCACTTTAGACCTCTTTAGCTTCGACCGTTCTCAGGTAGGAGTTTAACCTTCGAAACGATTTTttcctgaaaccatttaaatgctAGGCACCATTTGACATTTAGAAGTGCATGACAAATAACATATTGATAATgtgattttattgattttcaaCTTCCTGTAGGAATGGCATCAGAAATGTTTGTCCGTGGGATGCTCTTTCTCTTCCTGACCGTTGTGGGAATTCCAGGTAATGCCACTGTAATTGTGGCATTCCTCCTCTTGCTGTACCAGGAGAAGCGACTTTTAGCAGCTGATGCTATTCTCCTGCACCTGGCCTGTGTCAACCTGTTGGTGGTGGTTGTACGTGCTTTGACGGAGACCCTGGCCTCCTTCCGTCTGGCCGACATCTTTGGAGACACAGGCTGTAAATCAGTGATCTTTATCTATAGAGCAACACGTGGCCTCTCAATCTGGCTCACTTTCCTGCTGAGTACCTATCAGTGCTTGAGCATTGCCCCTCCAGGATCAAGCTGGGCTTCTGTTCGTGCCTTGTTAGGTCACTATTTGGCCTTTGTGTTCCTCTTCCTTTGGGTTCTCAATGCCTGCATGACGACAGCAGCCATACTGTTTTCTTTCAGTACCAAGAATGAAACTAGCCCGATAGACAATGGCATTAATGTACAATTCTGCTATTTGAACTTTCCTTCAAAGCTGTCCAGAGATGCCAACGGGGCAATCCAGGTTGGCAGGGATGTTGTGCCCATGGCCCTCATGACACTCGCAAGTCTGATTATCCTGGTATTCCTTTACAAGCACAGCCAGCAGGTGAAGGGACTCCGCAGTAGTGGTGGCGGTGGTGCTGGAAATAGTGGAGCTGAACAACGAGCTGCCAAAGCTGTGGTGGCACTTGTGACCTTGTATGTTGTCTTCTATGGGGCAGATAATGGGCTTTGGGTGTACACCCTCACTGTGAAGAAAACCATGAGTTCCTCACTGATCTCTGACCTGCGTTTATTCTTTGGCTCGCTATATGCAGCACTAAGCCCTCTGGTTATAATTGCATCAAACAGGAAGGTGAACAGCAGGCTGGGGTGTGTAGCACATGAGAAGTCTGCTGTGGAGAAAATCAAAAATCTTTCTAGCATGTGAGGCCTGCTGGGATCAGTTGATCACTGGGCTGAGATTAACCTCAGACAGAATTTTTGAAACTCTGGGTCATGCATCGGTTATTCTGTCTTTGAAATATACTGAGCACACTATTTTCCACAGTTTCCTGATTTTGCTTAAAATTTGGGAATTGCACTGTCTTTTTTCCCCATGTAATGGCTTTGGTAGTTCTTAATTCACAACATGATGCCCTTTTCTTTGTTAAAAAGACCTTTCAGATGTGTTTTAATTCAAATACCTAATAGTTCCTTATTTATTATGTCACTATCAATCAGAACAACCCTGTTACTGAGTACAAGTCTGTACAGATCTCTGCTGATCTGGCACTATGTTCTTTTGTTAGTTTATATTCCCTCTATATTAATTGGGAGGAAGAATTATAGTTGGTTAACATGGGCTCAATGTAGCTGCCTATTTAGCTATAATTAAGGCTTTGAATGTAATCTGGGAAGTGTCCTGTGCTAATGAGCCAGGCTAATTGTCCCACAGAGAATTGTTTAAAACCTTATGGAAAAGACTATATTCTTTGGAGGGAAAAAGCGATGTTTATTAATCAACAATTAGTTACTCCGTTCCGTGCACATGTTATATTGTATGTCTAGGCTTCTTGGGTACAGTTATAAGACTTTAAGGACACAAAAATACATCTTGGCAAAAGCTCAGATGAGCTTGCTGTGAAAGTGGCAATGTGGGAGTTTAGGAGTCATTATGTAATTGCTATGTCTCGGAGAAGTAAgtgtaaagagagagagagagacagggtgAGGACACAGCAACCTCTGTGAGTGACAGTCAAAAAGACATAAAGTGGGGCTGCCAGCACTCTGTGATCCTGCAATAACTCTAAAGTGCAATCAGTGCAGCGGTATTCAACTACTGTCGCATTGCAGGTATGAATGAGGAGGACAAGTCCTCTTTCAGTGCTTGTGCAGAACTGTTGCTTTCACCATCACATTGCCTTCAAAGGGCATTAAAGGCCATATCTTttatctaaaaaacaaaaaaacaaagccctGTTAAAATTTATTGTAAAAGTTGCAACCATTAAAACCCTTGACAATGTGATTATATGACTTAAGCTTCTCTGAGGATGAAAAATTCCATGTGTCTTACTCTTCAAACCACTGAAATCTGATTAGCACTTTACACAGACTCCGGTGGAATGAAGGATAGAATACATGGATGGTTTCACAAGTGAAGTGAGCACGCTGAAGCCTCCCTTCAGGTGGTGAATCACTGGGGGCGTTGACACCGATTTCAGTGATGtcattctttctgtttctgtcagGGAAGAAGAGGTTGATTAATTAAAGAGAACAAATACATGAAAGACAGGTTCCATTGGAGTGTATGCTCAAGTTTCCTTCTGTACAGGTTGTGTGAAGGGCGTGCCAGGCGAGGCATCTCCCTGCACAAGTAAGGACCTGTTTTCGATGTTTTCCATCCTTTTGCAGTCTTTTCAGCTTGATGAATGCAGGGTGCTGATTAACACGTACAGTCCAAACCCACACAATTGTAACCATCTATTACAGCATCTCACAGCCTTCAGCTGAAGCATTTACTCCTAACACTTAATTATTCACTTTACAAAAAAACCTGCCTGTCTATGCACACTTTACAGTCTGAAGTCTCATTTCACCTGTATGACAAGGCAATGCACTCGCCACCTAGAAAACACAACAAGGCACAACTAATTGAtatttacccccccccccccccccccccccccccaaaaaaaaaaagaattaaaaaaatctacGAATGCTAACCCTTCTCTTTCCTTGTGTGTAGTTAGGCAAGGTATACGACACAAACCTGTGCAAAGCCACAAACGAAAAAGCTGTCAAGTTTTCCACGGTGGTGGATTTAAATGAAACCAAAGTGTTGCATTAAGTCACGCCAGGTGATCCTCTTCTGCTGTGCCTGATTTCAGTCTGTTTACCTGCACCAGGTACAGGCATATTTGTCCCTGTGTCCACCAATGGAAAAGCAGCAAGAGGGTTAAACCTCCCCCTTTTCTGCCTTGAAGCAAGTCCACACCCCaaaaacagcttcttcttcttttttttttccttttcttttaccCGGGAACTAAATGTTAAACCAGAACTGTCCCCTCCCCCACAGAAACGTTTATGAATTACACAAACATCCAAATgttaatcatagaaaccactATGTGCAAAAAGCGGCAAAAAGCACAAATGTATAAGAACCTCCTAATATCAATAGTTTGATAATGATGATCATAAATGAAGTTCATTTGAGAGCACCATCAACCTGCCAACCTCTTTATTAAATCCTGTAACCTTACATGTTATTTTGTGGATTAAAATACATCTTAGTTGGTAATCCCATGAAAATCTTTATCCGAATATAGCAACTGGGGCTTATTACTCTAATGAAAAAGTATCAGTAATAAAATAATCCTTAAAAAGTTATGCTTAAAAAACCTAAATTTTGAAGAAATGACAGACGTAACAAGCTCTTTTCAAGCTTGCTGATGCTGTCTTTGCCTTTCCttcaaaagcacattttttcagctgtcttgTTTAGAGAATCTGAGTGAAGCTACTGATGGAGAATGCCACAGAAAACTGTACTTTTATCTAAACTCATttggtattttttaaaaatgcaggggtgatggtttaaaaaaaaacaaaaaagccatCTCGGAAGTAGCTTTAATTCAGTGCAGTGTTCACCTGGGGTTCATCTGGGTTCGAATCGCTGAATTATACCTTACCTCAGAATAGCTGACAGGAGGTGACCCGAGTTTAACACAATctttataaatttttttttacaatcttAAGTTACAGAGCTAGATGTGTGTGACCCATTTCTTTGCATCCACCCAGTTTAACTGATTCTTTGAGACAGAGCGCACACACCGTCATGTTTCGACTTGTCTGGAATGCTGCATTGCACCTAAGCAAGGAAGTCAAAAGAAGAACATTTAGACAGCTGAGGTAAAAGTTAGCCCTGTTCAGTCTCAGCAAAACGTTTTCATTTTATACTCTTTAACTCCCCTTTTTGTTGCAGAGACTGAAATATGAAATACACGGttaatataaacacaaacatggaGATTGTGGAGTTTCAAAGTTTAAAGTTCTGGCAGTTCTGATTTTATTTACACTGTAGCAGAAACATGTTAGTGAGGGAATAGTTTGCAAATGGAAATTaggcttattttttatttattttttgagggTTGGATAAGCAGATTGATGTCATTCTGGTGTTTCGGCACTAACTATACAGCTCCAGGCACGAGCAGAATATATGGAGAAACACCGAGCTGGCTCATTCTAACCAAAGACAGCAAATAGCACCTTTAAAGCTCACTAATTAAAATGCTATACTTTTGTGTTTGAGCAGCACAAAAGAgcagtgtaaaaataaaataaagcaaaacagaaataaaggcTTGTTGGTTTGGACAGTATCGGGTGGACTGTTATTCTGTTTCTGGACTGTGCTAATcaatactctctctctctgctggcaTTAATAATATTCATGCAAGTCTGAGTAGAGTTAAAAGAAATAGTACACCAAGTCTCTTTTAATTTAGTATTCAGTAGTCTGCTCAAAATAAACAATGTGAAGACAAGAGCTGAATCTGTATGACTGACCAAATTGGCATAATAAATGAAACTACTAGAATACCACAGTACTTAAAGTATAAACTATGACACGGTAAATAGAATTTGAAGGGTATTTATGTAGAGCCCATACTAACCGCTCACCATTCACAGAGACATTCATACAGCACTTTATTATATGCATTTCAAACACCCCACTTCAATGCCTAAGGCCAGTTCAGAGTCACCAGTTACCCATATGTGTATGCCCTTTGAGCGTGTCAGGAAACAGGCACATGGGGAACGTGCAACCTCCACAGAGAAAAGCTTCAGGTTCAGTCCAGTGTGGAAGATTGGGTGGGGTTTGGTTCACTAGCCTGGGGGCAGTAGCCTGCTGCAACTCCACCATGCTCAGGTAAAAAATGCACCACTGTACTGATacatgaaataaacatttaggaTGCCTTGCTCCTTATCTAACAGTGTCTCTTACCGTaaggaaaaggagaaatataGTGTAATAGAgtgtttttatttcagcttCTGAACAATAACAGAATATTAATGATCTTTTTCCAGAAAGATAGAGCCGCTGGATTGGCTGAAATGAAAGCTGAAACCTGTTCTGACACGAACTGAAGTTCCAGCGTAGGCTATGTAAGAATTCTCTCAATACGTATGTGGCTCATAATTTATTACTCATGGGTgaattagtttttgttttatcttcATACAGGTAGTCTCACGGAGATCAAGATATCTTTTTAaagtaagagagagagaaataaatgtATATCAGGCAGGAACAGGCTTCATTGGCATGTCAGTTTGCAAAGATTTATCCTTTGATGAGCCAATCCCGTGTCCCTGAAGCACACTGATTCATGCTGAATGCTGTGTGAAAGCATAAGCCCAGCGCCCAGATTTTAATCTCTTTAAATGACTGCGGTTAAAAGGCAGCTAACACAGTAGGGGTTCAAAACTGGGGGCTTGAAAGTTGAATTAAACTCCAGGAAAATAGTATATCTGTATCTGCAAACTACTTGCTAAATACactattttgttattttgattaAAATGCCTGAATATTGAAGCTAATGTAACATAGACAAGTctacttaattaaaaaacaaacacgtaaataaacaaaaaataaaggaaaacccTGTGACATGCAGGATCTTACGCAACTTGAAAAACTGACATCAGATACATACACCACTAACTAACCAAAACATCTTAAATATAGTCTAATAAGGCATATAAAAATTAATTGGCTTAAATGTTGACTTTGAATTGTTTAGTACTGTGAAAAACCTGAGGCACTTTGCATAATTAGACTTATGTATTTACGTGTGGCATATATAATGGCCTCAAATTCATTGTGTAGCAAGATAACAACTCGCAATCATAAACATAGAGGTGGTCATGTCATAGCTTGCATGTATGAACATTTCAGGAACAGGCTTTCTTGCCTTTTATGACATTGCAATAGATCTAAGCAGCAGCAGAATAGAATCCAGAGTGTACGCATTTTTTAAACCACTGTATGTACAAAGTAGCTCCACCAATCTCATTGCTTACCTTCATCCAACAACATAAGAATGACCCCAAATACACTGCCTGTACAACCAAAGCTTTTAACTGAGAAGGTGTCAGACCTGCCAAGTCAGGCACTAGTTTTAAACTCTGTTCATTTtaccagcttaaaaaaaagactgagaCCCAGATTCTGTGTGTGACCTTAGCTGTGCATGTAAGTGACAACATTAATGAACTCTCTACTcatttttgaaatgtattttattaagaTAAATGAAAGCCAAATGTCCCCTGTCAAAGCTGGTTGCCTGTCCAGTCCATATGGTGTTATGGATAACTTTGATGTAACCATAAACCTTTTAGAGCTTTACAATCTGCCATAgtatttttaaaacacacaaaaacagatcCAATATCGATCATTATTCCATTTTTCCACGCTGAAGACAGCTAATGCTGTCACTACCATTATCACTAGTGCCCATGCAATGAAGATGCAGTTGAGTACTGTgtgtctcttt of Maylandia zebra isolate NMK-2024a linkage group LG5, Mzebra_GT3a, whole genome shotgun sequence contains these proteins:
- the ora2 gene encoding olfactory receptor class A related 2 → MASEMFVRGMLFLFLTVVGIPGNATVIVAFLLLLYQEKRLLAADAILLHLACVNLLVVVVRALTETLASFRLADIFGDTGCKSVIFIYRATRGLSIWLTFLLSTYQCLSIAPPGSSWASVRALLGHYLAFVFLFLWVLNACMTTAAILFSFSTKNETSPIDNGINVQFCYLNFPSKLSRDANGAIQVGRDVVPMALMTLASLIILVFLYKHSQQVKGLRSSGGGGAGNSGAEQRAAKAVVALVTLYVVFYGADNGLWVYTLTVKKTMSSSLISDLRLFFGSLYAALSPLVIIASNRKVNSRLGCVAHEKSAVEKIKNLSSM